The proteins below come from a single Prolixibacter sp. NT017 genomic window:
- a CDS encoding TonB-dependent receptor, protein MIKKIFLISIIALLLPFVVTAAPADAAKTSLTGKVTDAKTGESLPGVSIYFPDLMTGTVTDMNGNFKVDNLPASTMMVQVRFIGYKLIAENIDLSVVHEKNFAMNPSVTEINEVVVTGLSKAAAQNRTPTPIEIVPKTKLLQNASSNIIDALAKEPGISQVTTGAGISKPVIRGLGFNRVVVVNDGIRQEGQQWGGEHGIEIDQYDVKRAEILKGPASLAYGSDAMAGVINLISEPQIPEDHLQGGVLTNYQTNNGLLGYSLNLGANKNGLLWNLRYSNKRAHDYKNKYDGYVYDSRFKEDALNGVIGLNKAWGYSHLILSYYHMVPGIVEGERDSLTGKFLKPVMVNGQPEETLATHSDFMSYKRGMPYQQIHHYKAVWKNNFVTGKGNLKTIFGFQQNNRQEYGDIANPEQYGLYLKLNTLNYDVRYLLPESNSMNISFGVNGMFQHSMNKGTEYLVPDYHLFDAGVFVMARKSIDQLDLSGGLRFDRRSEHGESLYLNSAEEAVSSTAPGATERFPSFHSDFSGVSGSLGATYQFSESFYGKLNISRGFRAPNIAELGSNGVHEGTQKYEIGNPDLKPENSWQFDLATGLNTEHVSAELDLFSNRIHNFIFSRKLNGFASQDSIMDGVPAFKYVSGDAHLYGVEVQVDIHPHPLDWLHFENSFSYVRGVQLNQPDSMKNLPLIPAPRFQSTLRADIFPKGKTLRNGYIEFGLEHDFAQNKFYSAFGTETMTPDYTLLHAGIGTDIYWNNKKRFSLWIQANNLADVAYQSHLSRLKYTGMNYATGREGVYNMGRNFSFKLQIPIDSKL, encoded by the coding sequence ATGATCAAAAAAATATTCCTCATATCCATTATTGCTTTATTGTTGCCATTTGTGGTAACAGCAGCCCCAGCCGACGCGGCCAAAACTTCACTTACAGGAAAAGTGACTGATGCCAAAACAGGCGAATCATTGCCGGGTGTCAGCATCTACTTCCCCGATTTGATGACCGGAACCGTAACCGACATGAACGGTAACTTCAAAGTCGACAATCTTCCTGCGTCCACAATGATGGTACAGGTGCGGTTCATCGGCTACAAACTCATTGCCGAAAACATCGATTTATCGGTGGTGCATGAGAAGAATTTTGCCATGAATCCATCGGTAACCGAAATCAATGAGGTGGTGGTAACCGGGCTTTCCAAAGCAGCCGCCCAAAACCGGACGCCAACCCCTATCGAGATTGTTCCCAAAACCAAATTGCTGCAAAATGCTTCGTCGAACATTATCGATGCCCTGGCAAAAGAACCGGGTATTTCGCAGGTGACTACCGGTGCCGGAATTTCCAAGCCGGTCATTCGCGGACTAGGCTTTAACCGCGTAGTTGTAGTAAATGACGGTATCCGTCAGGAAGGCCAGCAATGGGGCGGCGAGCACGGAATCGAGATTGACCAGTATGATGTCAAACGGGCCGAAATCCTGAAAGGTCCCGCGAGTTTGGCCTATGGTTCCGATGCTATGGCCGGCGTTATCAACCTTATATCAGAGCCTCAGATACCTGAAGATCATCTGCAGGGCGGCGTGCTGACCAACTACCAAACCAACAACGGTTTGCTTGGTTATTCGCTGAATCTCGGTGCCAACAAAAACGGACTGCTTTGGAATCTGCGTTACAGCAATAAACGCGCTCATGATTACAAAAACAAGTACGACGGTTATGTGTACGATTCCCGGTTCAAAGAAGATGCCCTGAATGGAGTTATCGGACTGAACAAAGCGTGGGGATACTCACACCTGATTCTGAGTTACTATCACATGGTTCCCGGCATTGTAGAAGGCGAACGCGACAGCCTGACCGGGAAATTCCTGAAACCGGTGATGGTGAACGGTCAGCCAGAGGAAACACTGGCAACACACTCCGATTTCATGTCGTACAAACGAGGAATGCCGTACCAGCAAATTCACCATTACAAGGCGGTTTGGAAAAACAATTTCGTTACCGGAAAAGGAAACCTGAAAACCATTTTCGGATTTCAGCAAAACAACCGCCAGGAGTACGGTGATATTGCCAATCCTGAACAGTACGGTTTGTACCTCAAACTGAATACCCTGAATTACGATGTGCGATACCTGCTTCCCGAGTCGAATTCGATGAATATTTCTTTCGGTGTCAACGGTATGTTTCAGCATTCGATGAATAAGGGAACGGAATACCTGGTTCCGGATTATCACCTGTTCGACGCCGGTGTTTTTGTGATGGCCCGAAAGAGTATCGACCAACTGGATCTGAGCGGCGGCCTGCGTTTCGACCGTCGTTCGGAGCATGGGGAGTCACTCTACCTCAACAGTGCTGAAGAAGCGGTTTCGTCTACTGCACCGGGAGCGACCGAACGCTTTCCGTCGTTTCATTCTGATTTCAGTGGTGTTTCCGGAAGTCTGGGAGCCACCTATCAGTTTTCGGAAAGCTTTTACGGAAAGTTGAATATCTCCCGAGGATTCCGCGCACCGAATATTGCTGAACTGGGTTCGAACGGTGTTCATGAAGGAACGCAGAAATACGAAATCGGCAACCCGGATTTGAAACCCGAAAACAGCTGGCAGTTTGATCTCGCAACCGGACTGAATACCGAACACGTTTCTGCAGAGCTCGACCTTTTCAGCAACCGGATTCACAACTTCATCTTTTCACGGAAGTTAAACGGCTTTGCCTCGCAGGATTCCATCATGGATGGTGTTCCGGCGTTCAAGTATGTTTCGGGTGACGCTCACCTGTACGGTGTTGAAGTACAGGTCGATATTCATCCTCACCCGCTCGACTGGCTACATTTCGAGAACAGCTTTTCGTATGTACGCGGCGTGCAGCTCAACCAACCCGATTCGATGAAGAATCTGCCGTTGATTCCGGCGCCTCGTTTTCAATCGACGCTCCGGGCCGATATCTTCCCGAAAGGGAAAACACTGCGTAACGGTTACATCGAGTTTGGGCTCGAACACGATTTTGCCCAAAACAAGTTCTATTCGGCGTTTGGAACAGAAACCATGACGCCGGATTATACGTTGTTGCACGCCGGCATCGGAACGGATATCTACTGGAACAACAAAAAACGATTCTCACTTTGGATTCAGGCCAATAACCTGGCCGACGTGGCATACCAAAGCCACCTGAGCAGATTAAAATATACCGGGATGAATTATGCTACCGGACGTGAAGGCGTTTACAACATGGGGCGAAACTTCAGTTTTAAACTGCAAATTCCCATCGATTCAAAGCTTTGA